The following are encoded together in the Candidatus Tumulicola sp. genome:
- a CDS encoding oligosaccharide flippase family protein, whose translation MATVAALIDRGLARMQGSIIVRQGVLVFAASMILNMGGFVFHAVASRRIGVADYGVLYALISTSTILAIPATLAAPVVARFAAEFRVLHDERHIRRLVLDVVRFCLYICVFYIIASLVLMKPAGVFLRAPIWPAPFVAIIGGTLLLSGVLRAVAQGTQDFTGFARSCVADGVAKVIGVLSFTALGLALFGGIAAFLCGALGGAVAIGVRLFRNYGTVEHCVIRYDWRRIAISGIGAAAITIGGALMGSADVILIKHYFDADAAGVYSAASLGGKVLLYFVGFVPTVLLPQAAERHVRGERTRYALAMCVAILLGIGVVGLILVHFFGILLIHALVGHAFDGAVPLLLPYSTAMMFLALSIMLGSYGIATHRIAFAAPLLVGVVGTLLAIIAMHASLAQVVNVIAAGNAITAVAVAATLAIQATTGRRRIPVAAT comes from the coding sequence ATGGCAACCGTAGCAGCGTTGATCGACCGGGGCCTCGCACGCATGCAGGGCAGCATCATCGTCCGTCAGGGCGTTTTGGTGTTTGCCGCCTCCATGATCCTCAATATGGGCGGCTTCGTGTTCCATGCGGTCGCCAGCCGCCGGATCGGCGTGGCCGACTACGGCGTGCTGTACGCGCTGATTTCTACCAGCACGATCCTTGCGATTCCGGCCACCCTGGCCGCTCCGGTGGTCGCCCGCTTTGCTGCTGAGTTCCGAGTTTTGCACGACGAACGGCATATTCGCCGCCTCGTGCTCGACGTCGTGCGATTCTGCTTGTACATCTGCGTATTTTATATCATCGCGTCGCTGGTACTCATGAAACCGGCGGGTGTCTTTCTGCGCGCGCCGATTTGGCCCGCACCGTTTGTGGCGATCATCGGCGGGACGCTCTTGCTCAGCGGCGTTTTGCGGGCCGTCGCGCAAGGAACGCAAGATTTTACCGGCTTCGCGCGCTCGTGCGTGGCCGACGGCGTCGCCAAGGTGATCGGCGTGCTGTCGTTTACCGCGCTCGGTCTGGCACTGTTCGGCGGTATTGCCGCCTTTTTGTGCGGTGCGTTGGGCGGCGCGGTTGCGATCGGCGTACGGTTGTTTCGTAATTACGGAACGGTCGAGCATTGCGTGATCCGCTACGATTGGCGGCGCATCGCCATCAGCGGCATCGGAGCCGCGGCGATCACGATCGGCGGTGCGCTGATGGGTTCCGCGGACGTCATTTTGATCAAGCATTATTTCGATGCGGATGCTGCCGGTGTGTACTCGGCGGCGTCGCTGGGCGGCAAAGTGCTGTTGTATTTCGTTGGCTTCGTGCCCACCGTGTTGCTTCCTCAAGCCGCCGAACGTCACGTTCGGGGCGAGCGGACGCGCTACGCGCTGGCAATGTGCGTCGCCATCCTGTTGGGCATCGGCGTGGTCGGCCTCATCTTGGTGCATTTCTTCGGCATCCTCCTGATCCACGCGCTAGTCGGCCACGCGTTCGACGGAGCCGTGCCGTTGTTGTTGCCCTATAGCACTGCGATGATGTTCCTGGCATTGAGTATCATGCTTGGGTCGTATGGCATCGCGACCCATCGGATCGCATTTGCCGCGCCGCTACTGGTCGGCGTCGTCGGAACGCTCCTGGCCATCATCGCCATGCATGCCTCGCTCGCCCAGGTCGTCAACGTGATCGCCGCAGGCAACGCGATTACCGCCGTGGCGGTGGCGGCCACGCTGGCCATCCAGGCGACCACCGGGCGTCGTCGCATTCCCGTAGCCGCAACGTAA
- a CDS encoding sigma-70 family RNA polymerase sigma factor has product MIARVREGERELFEVLVERYKRGIANFIGAGVRDSAEVADLSQETFLRAYAHLGTFNPKLGKFSTWIYQIARNVVRTHLGKSLRRPAAAAMGDDQTLENALADGSVEADPAGGVLRAEAERELRAALAELPERTRTVLALRYFDNLEYHAIASTLGLSLGNVKTLIHRGKIALAKKMREHAQRPPSPRGGLRGLLLV; this is encoded by the coding sequence GTGATCGCACGCGTACGCGAGGGAGAAAGGGAACTATTCGAGGTGCTGGTCGAGCGCTACAAACGAGGTATCGCCAATTTCATCGGCGCTGGTGTCCGCGACTCGGCCGAAGTGGCGGATTTGTCGCAAGAGACCTTTCTGCGAGCGTACGCGCATCTCGGAACGTTCAACCCAAAGCTCGGAAAATTTTCAACCTGGATCTACCAAATCGCGCGAAACGTGGTTCGGACGCATCTCGGAAAATCGCTGCGGCGCCCCGCGGCGGCAGCCATGGGCGACGATCAAACGCTCGAAAATGCGCTAGCGGACGGTTCCGTCGAGGCCGACCCGGCCGGCGGCGTATTACGCGCCGAAGCCGAGCGCGAACTTCGCGCGGCGCTGGCCGAGCTGCCGGAACGCACCCGTACGGTGCTCGCGCTGCGCTATTTCGATAACCTCGAATACCATGCAATCGCCAGTACGCTCGGTCTATCGCTGGGCAACGTGAAAACGCTCATCCATCGCGGCAAGATCGCCCTGGCAAAAAAAATGCGCGAACACGCGCAGCGGCCGCCGTCGCCGCGAGGAGGGCTGCGTGGCCTGCTCCTCGTGTGA
- a CDS encoding zf-HC2 domain-containing protein: MACSSCESLLDRYVDGDLDRRQAAWVARHLDGCPSCERLHRRLRTVDALLETTRPAELAPDFTFDVMGRIRELPAPAIVARPWWILLGIYLLAGWAALGVALLELRTGAAANAGSALHAIKNALGAVGSVAHSLSTVTPFAVSAVVLMLTIDVLLFAILAVYYRKLVPRLAAHLAAAGIR; encoded by the coding sequence GTGGCCTGCTCCTCGTGTGAGTCCTTGCTCGACCGCTACGTCGATGGCGATCTCGATCGGCGCCAAGCCGCCTGGGTGGCGCGTCACCTTGACGGTTGCCCGTCCTGCGAGCGACTGCACCGCCGGCTGCGTACGGTCGATGCGCTGCTCGAGACGACCCGGCCGGCCGAGCTTGCACCCGACTTTACGTTTGATGTGATGGGTCGTATCCGCGAACTCCCCGCACCGGCCATTGTGGCCCGGCCGTGGTGGATACTCCTCGGGATCTACCTCCTGGCAGGCTGGGCCGCCCTCGGTGTGGCGCTGCTCGAACTACGGACGGGAGCCGCGGCTAACGCCGGCAGCGCCTTGCACGCCATCAAAAACGCGCTGGGCGCGGTCGGCTCGGTCGCCCATTCGCTTTCGACGGTAACGCCGTTTGCGGTGTCCGCCGTCGTGTTAATGCTGACGATCGACGTGTTGCTTTTTGCGATCCTCGCCGTGTACTACCGCAAGTTGGTTCCGCGCCTCGCCGCGCACCTCGCCGCCGCGGGCATACGATGA
- a CDS encoding polymer-forming cytoskeletal protein: MKPQVIPIALLALIFATMLTASARADVPGLYHGGAYIGSIVVEPDQTVKGDLTVFFGDVTVEGVVDGNVNVIGGNVYARPGAIVTGQVNAIGGDVTSAVVPWSASPQQAPGLADLRLMWHVASGLLVVLFFLIFPVRSRIALDRLERHPGLSCAVGLLGWVAVLPIALLLICTIVLIPVVALEAVAVVGAIFLGKAALALLVGRRLCEQIKPNATPAPLVALVAGLALITAAELIPVVGGLVTVFVLLIGMGASILAFSGYPLPETAGVRVPKPPLSGPPMPIG, from the coding sequence ATGAAGCCGCAAGTCATACCGATCGCCCTGCTCGCGCTGATCTTCGCGACGATGTTGACGGCATCGGCCCGGGCAGACGTTCCCGGCCTCTATCACGGCGGAGCGTACATCGGATCGATCGTCGTCGAGCCCGACCAGACGGTCAAAGGTGATCTGACGGTGTTCTTCGGCGACGTTACGGTCGAGGGTGTTGTGGACGGCAACGTCAACGTCATCGGCGGAAACGTGTACGCACGTCCCGGAGCGATCGTCACCGGACAAGTCAATGCCATCGGGGGCGACGTCACCAGCGCGGTGGTGCCCTGGAGCGCTTCCCCCCAGCAGGCGCCGGGGTTGGCCGATCTACGCTTGATGTGGCACGTCGCGTCGGGCTTGTTGGTGGTGCTGTTCTTCCTCATCTTTCCGGTCCGCTCGCGCATCGCGTTAGATCGACTCGAACGGCATCCGGGGCTCTCGTGTGCCGTCGGACTATTGGGCTGGGTCGCGGTTCTCCCCATCGCGCTTTTACTGATTTGTACGATCGTACTCATTCCGGTGGTGGCGCTCGAGGCGGTCGCCGTGGTCGGCGCGATTTTCCTCGGCAAGGCGGCGTTGGCGCTGTTGGTGGGTCGCCGCCTTTGCGAGCAAATCAAACCGAACGCGACGCCCGCGCCGCTGGTCGCGCTCGTCGCCGGCCTCGCCCTGATTACCGCAGCCGAACTGATTCCGGTCGTCGGCGGGCTGGTGACGGTCTTCGTATTGCTCATCGGCATGGGTGCTTCGATCCTGGCGTTTAGCGGGTACCCGTTACCCGAAACCGCCGGCGTGCGGGTTCCGAAACCGCCGCTTAGCGGACCGCCTATGCCCATCGGCTAA
- a CDS encoding PLP-dependent aminotransferase family protein, producing MTTVSRSARFAERTSHLRASTIREMLKVTQQPDVISFGGGLPAPELFPTDAISRAARRVMEVRGAAALQYSVTEGIPEMRTWAAERLTRRSGRVFSAEDAIIVNGSQQGLDLVGKIFLDPGDHVVLESPSYLGAIQAFDAYQARYLTIATDDDGAIPESLEEVLEHADPFPKFLYLVPNFQNPTGRTLSAERRERIVRICERFDLPLVEDDPYGELRFEGDDLQPLVAYESSAPVLYLGTGSKVMAPGMRVAWLVIRDDDIREKIVLAKQGADLHSGTFAQYVFYEYVSDDVGFDRHVGTIASTYGRRRDVMSHALEGLGLSRLHFTPPKGGMFLWVTLPGIDTSELLAVSAQQKVVFVPGVSFYPARDVLDGMRLNFSNASEDMIRAGIERLGHAIATFAR from the coding sequence ATGACCACCGTTTCCCGGTCGGCGCGGTTCGCGGAGCGTACCTCGCATCTGCGGGCTTCCACCATCCGTGAGATGTTGAAAGTGACGCAGCAGCCCGACGTTATATCGTTCGGCGGCGGCCTTCCCGCGCCCGAATTATTCCCGACCGACGCCATTTCGCGCGCGGCGCGCCGCGTGATGGAAGTTCGCGGAGCGGCGGCCCTGCAATACAGCGTTACCGAAGGCATCCCCGAGATGCGAACGTGGGCGGCCGAACGGCTCACGCGACGTTCCGGGCGCGTGTTTTCGGCCGAGGACGCGATCATCGTCAACGGATCGCAGCAAGGCCTCGATCTGGTCGGCAAGATTTTTCTCGATCCGGGCGATCACGTCGTGTTGGAAAGTCCGTCGTACCTCGGTGCGATCCAAGCGTTCGACGCGTACCAGGCGCGCTATCTCACGATCGCGACCGACGACGACGGGGCGATTCCGGAGTCGCTTGAGGAAGTACTCGAGCACGCCGATCCGTTTCCGAAATTTCTCTACCTCGTACCAAACTTTCAGAACCCAACCGGCCGCACGTTGTCGGCCGAGCGCCGCGAGCGTATCGTACGCATCTGCGAGCGATTCGATCTGCCTTTAGTTGAAGACGACCCGTACGGCGAACTGCGATTTGAAGGCGACGATCTGCAACCGTTGGTCGCGTACGAGAGCTCGGCACCGGTCCTCTACCTCGGAACCGGCAGCAAGGTGATGGCTCCCGGTATGCGGGTCGCATGGCTGGTGATTCGCGACGACGACATCCGCGAGAAAATCGTCTTAGCCAAACAGGGCGCCGACCTGCACAGCGGCACCTTCGCACAGTACGTCTTTTACGAATATGTCAGCGACGACGTTGGGTTCGACCGTCACGTCGGAACCATCGCGAGTACCTATGGACGCCGTCGCGACGTCATGTCGCACGCGCTCGAAGGGCTCGGATTATCGCGCCTACACTTCACGCCCCCGAAGGGCGGAATGTTTCTGTGGGTGACGTTGCCTGGAATCGATACCAGCGAGTTGCTGGCGGTTTCTGCTCAACAGAAAGTCGTGTTCGTTCCAGGCGTTAGTTTTTATCCGGCCCGCGACGTTCTCGACGGCATGCGGCTGAATTTCTCGAACGCGTCGGAAGATATGATCCGCGCAGGCATCGAACGACTCGGTCACGCAATCGCCACCTTCGCGCGTTAA
- a CDS encoding glycosyltransferase family 2 protein — protein sequence MMEHKTTFTMVSYNRRDQVKALLQSVLAGDKVPEELIVVDNASSDGTVEMLARDFPQVRVIANRENLMASMAVNQGIAAATGEFVFASADDNVVDRACVRELYDAMLSHPDAALVAPVMYFYDAPDRIWYAGCDLNITTGLTNFLTEIPKEKVVETTCAPNCYMVRRSVLQTIGGQDVATFPFHHEEADWSFRASEAGFKNYVARDAREFHRTPVPKYRSPIGSGDFSIDDPMRAYYHARSRALLARRHAKGLSKAVFFALFYPATVLAYVLICAVQSKQHLKTSAAFVRGAIAGLTMTLPPPPPPLLDKNGAPAPSIS from the coding sequence ATGATGGAGCACAAAACGACGTTTACGATGGTCTCGTATAATCGCAGAGATCAAGTCAAGGCCTTGTTGCAGTCGGTGCTAGCCGGCGACAAGGTTCCCGAAGAGCTCATCGTCGTCGATAACGCGTCCAGCGACGGTACCGTCGAGATGCTGGCGCGCGACTTTCCGCAAGTGCGCGTGATTGCAAACCGCGAGAACTTGATGGCTTCGATGGCCGTCAATCAAGGCATCGCTGCCGCGACCGGAGAGTTCGTGTTTGCCAGTGCCGACGACAACGTGGTCGATCGCGCCTGCGTACGAGAGCTGTACGATGCGATGCTGTCGCACCCGGACGCTGCACTCGTGGCGCCGGTCATGTACTTTTACGACGCCCCCGATCGCATATGGTACGCGGGTTGCGACTTGAACATCACGACCGGGCTGACGAATTTCTTGACGGAGATTCCGAAGGAAAAGGTTGTCGAAACGACGTGCGCGCCAAACTGTTACATGGTTCGTCGCAGCGTGCTGCAGACGATCGGCGGACAAGACGTCGCGACCTTTCCGTTTCATCACGAAGAAGCCGATTGGTCGTTTCGTGCTTCGGAAGCGGGGTTCAAAAACTACGTCGCGCGCGACGCTCGCGAGTTCCATCGAACGCCCGTGCCCAAGTATCGCTCGCCGATCGGCTCGGGTGATTTTTCAATCGACGACCCGATGCGGGCGTACTACCATGCGCGGTCGCGCGCACTCTTGGCGCGCCGTCACGCGAAGGGGCTTTCGAAGGCGGTGTTCTTTGCGTTGTTCTATCCGGCAACGGTGCTCGCATACGTGCTGATTTGTGCCGTGCAGAGTAAGCAGCACCTGAAGACATCGGCCGCGTTCGTGCGCGGTGCGATTGCCGGCCTAACGATGACCCTGCCGCCGCCGCCGCCGCCGTTGCTCGACAAAAACGGCGCTCCCGCGCCGTCGATTTCCTAA
- a CDS encoding histidine phosphatase family protein, with translation MIVLCRHGATDGNAGGAFLSASDPPLNTVGLKQAAEAARALHDVAFDLALTSPKRRCRQTCAIVVPTIDARIDDRLIEVDFGEWEGRTSQWLEEHAAEALRRRRERPADFRPPGGESFMDAAIRLQPLAETLDRNDAVRTLIVAHRGTLGVLERLLRGLPIDSTAVVPLEPGEFRTLER, from the coding sequence GTGATCGTATTGTGTCGCCACGGAGCGACCGACGGCAACGCAGGGGGCGCGTTCCTGTCGGCCAGCGATCCACCGCTTAACACGGTTGGCTTAAAGCAAGCGGCAGAAGCTGCGCGTGCCCTGCACGACGTCGCATTCGATCTCGCGTTGACGAGTCCGAAACGGCGTTGCCGTCAGACCTGTGCGATCGTCGTGCCTACGATCGACGCGCGCATCGACGACAGATTGATCGAAGTAGATTTTGGTGAGTGGGAAGGGCGCACATCGCAGTGGCTGGAGGAGCATGCAGCCGAAGCACTGCGCCGGCGGCGCGAGCGTCCCGCCGACTTTCGGCCGCCCGGCGGCGAGAGTTTTATGGATGCCGCAATCCGCTTGCAACCGCTCGCCGAAACGTTGGACCGAAACGACGCGGTGCGCACGTTGATCGTGGCGCACCGCGGAACGTTAGGAGTGTTGGAACGGTTGTTGCGAGGACTGCCGATCGACTCGACCGCGGTCGTTCCACTCGAACCTGGCGAGTTTCGTACGCTCGAACGCTAA
- a CDS encoding ATP-grasp domain-containing protein, with product MRILISAGGTVTAQSLIKALREDGRASFVAIVDLDDLNATKFFVDEFVRVPRADDPEFVTACLDVVRRLKIDLFVPIIVEREFLPIDARRDEFAELGCHVTVPPRDVVLNAGDKLAFAQFLDRAGIEGPHTVAYEPAVTPERFPVYLKPRRGSGSVGTQRILGLDSLHEAALGRDDLIVQDEVEGAEFTVDCFAAAPGRVVAAVPRERIAIKAGVSVKGRTYRHDAIEAIAADVVAKTGITGPANVQGMLRADGSFPIVEMNPRFSGTLALTTASGVNFATMLLDMVAGNPVADMRGRHRAGVTMVRYWSETFEEADGARRLGTTMER from the coding sequence ATGCGAATCCTCATCTCGGCTGGTGGGACGGTTACGGCGCAGTCGCTGATCAAAGCGCTGCGCGAGGATGGCCGGGCGTCGTTCGTCGCGATCGTCGATCTCGACGACTTGAACGCAACGAAGTTTTTCGTCGACGAATTCGTACGCGTGCCGCGCGCCGACGATCCGGAGTTCGTGACGGCATGCTTGGACGTCGTCCGACGGCTCAAGATCGACTTGTTCGTCCCGATCATCGTCGAACGCGAGTTTCTGCCGATCGACGCCCGGCGCGACGAGTTCGCCGAGCTCGGTTGCCACGTTACGGTGCCGCCTCGCGACGTCGTCCTTAATGCCGGCGATAAGTTGGCCTTCGCGCAGTTTCTCGACCGTGCGGGCATCGAAGGACCGCATACCGTCGCGTACGAGCCGGCCGTAACGCCCGAACGATTTCCGGTTTATCTCAAACCTCGGCGCGGTTCGGGCTCGGTGGGAACGCAGCGCATTCTCGGTCTCGACTCGCTGCACGAAGCGGCGCTCGGGCGCGACGACTTGATCGTACAGGACGAAGTTGAGGGCGCCGAATTCACCGTCGATTGTTTTGCGGCAGCTCCGGGTCGCGTCGTCGCCGCGGTGCCGCGCGAGCGCATCGCGATCAAAGCCGGCGTGTCGGTAAAAGGGCGCACGTATCGTCACGACGCGATCGAAGCGATCGCCGCCGACGTGGTTGCGAAAACCGGAATTACCGGGCCGGCCAACGTGCAAGGCATGCTGCGTGCCGACGGCAGTTTTCCGATCGTCGAAATGAACCCACGATTCTCGGGAACGTTGGCGTTGACGACGGCGTCGGGCGTCAACTTCGCGACGATGTTACTCGATATGGTTGCCGGCAACCCGGTCGCCGACATGCGCGGCCGGCACCGGGCCGGCGTGACGATGGTTCGTTACTGGAGCGAAACCTTCGAAGAAGCCGACGGCGCGCGCCGGCTCGGCACGACGATGGAACGCTAA
- a CDS encoding NAD-dependent epimerase/dehydratase family protein: protein MGSPKSVLITGGAGFVGSHIVEDLVKAGYRVTVFDNFSSGLEDNLKAVAGEVEVVEGDVVDRDAIIKAARGKDIVSHQAAQLEITKCLEDPIGDLNTNLIGTINVLEAARLAGVERVVNASSACIYGQAEAPPVDEDAHPHNPNWSYGASKLAAEKYAQVFSNDYGFPVFSLRYGIVYGPREWYGRVLTIFLKRALSGKPPVVFGAGDQLRDFVYVKDAVAVHRACIETDRTGADSFNVGTGVATSIVDLAEAVCDVTGIEARPIREEVAPGERSELVDGRMRLPSELGIMHLSPAKTERTFGLRPSTRLRDGLAREWEWLQSNPHRWSEMHY from the coding sequence GTGGGATCCCCAAAATCGGTGTTGATCACGGGCGGAGCCGGGTTCGTCGGCTCGCATATCGTCGAGGACCTCGTGAAGGCCGGATATCGCGTAACCGTGTTCGATAATTTCTCGAGCGGATTGGAAGACAATCTCAAAGCTGTTGCCGGCGAGGTTGAAGTCGTCGAGGGCGATGTGGTCGACCGCGACGCGATTATCAAAGCGGCGCGCGGTAAAGATATCGTTTCGCATCAGGCCGCGCAGCTCGAGATTACCAAATGTCTCGAGGATCCGATCGGCGATCTCAATACCAACCTCATCGGAACCATCAACGTGCTCGAGGCGGCTCGCCTGGCTGGCGTCGAGCGCGTCGTGAACGCATCGTCGGCGTGCATATACGGACAAGCCGAAGCGCCGCCGGTGGATGAAGATGCGCATCCGCACAATCCGAACTGGTCGTACGGTGCGAGCAAACTTGCAGCCGAAAAATACGCGCAGGTCTTTTCGAACGACTACGGCTTTCCGGTTTTTTCGCTACGCTACGGAATCGTCTACGGTCCGCGCGAGTGGTACGGCCGCGTACTAACCATCTTCTTGAAGCGCGCGCTTTCGGGAAAACCGCCGGTCGTGTTCGGCGCGGGCGATCAGTTGCGCGATTTCGTGTACGTAAAGGACGCGGTCGCGGTTCATCGAGCGTGCATCGAGACCGATCGTACCGGCGCCGATTCGTTCAACGTCGGCACCGGTGTAGCGACGTCGATCGTGGACTTGGCGGAAGCGGTCTGCGACGTCACCGGAATCGAGGCTCGACCGATTCGCGAAGAAGTCGCTCCCGGCGAGCGATCCGAATTAGTCGATGGCCGCATGCGCTTGCCGTCGGAACTCGGCATCATGCATCTGTCCCCCGCCAAAACCGAACGCACATTCGGTTTGCGCCCGTCCACGAGGTTGCGCGACGGTCTCGCCCGCGAATGGGAATGGTTACAGAGTAACCCCCACCGCTGGTCCGAAATGCACTATTGA
- a CDS encoding DegT/DnrJ/EryC1/StrS family aminotransferase, with the protein MNVPFVDLKAQYASIKPEVGPAMNEVLEACSFIMGPQVTSFEDEFARYNGTRYCVGVESGTAALKLALEAIDVGPGDEVILPANTYIASAIAVSAVGATPVFVDHDDYYLIDATAIEAAITPRTKAIIPVHLYGQMVPMQPIIDIAKRHGLRVVEDAAQSHGARWQGHRAGSVGDVGCFSFYPGKNLGCYGDGGAIVTNDEAIAERVRLLRDFGQKRKYEHEIKGDNCRLDSIQAAVLSVKLRHIDAWNARRLENAKEYDRLLGAAGFDVPKRLTDEGHVYHLYVVEVDDRAAVMQRLGERGVQSGIHYPIPIHLQKAYADLDVPRGSFPRTERNADRILSLPMFAEMTKEQIAFVVESLAAVARPAAPAVHA; encoded by the coding sequence ATGAACGTCCCATTCGTCGATCTCAAAGCGCAGTATGCGTCGATTAAGCCTGAAGTCGGTCCCGCGATGAACGAAGTCCTCGAGGCTTGCAGCTTCATCATGGGTCCGCAAGTGACCAGTTTTGAAGACGAGTTTGCCCGCTATAACGGGACCCGTTACTGCGTCGGCGTCGAGTCCGGAACCGCCGCACTCAAGCTCGCGCTCGAGGCGATCGATGTCGGACCGGGCGACGAAGTCATCCTTCCCGCCAATACATACATCGCATCCGCGATTGCAGTATCGGCCGTCGGCGCCACGCCGGTGTTCGTCGACCACGACGACTATTATCTTATCGACGCGACCGCCATCGAAGCCGCGATCACTCCGCGCACCAAGGCGATCATACCGGTGCACTTATACGGTCAGATGGTTCCGATGCAACCTATTATCGACATCGCGAAACGCCACGGCTTGCGCGTCGTCGAAGATGCGGCCCAATCGCACGGCGCCCGCTGGCAGGGACATCGCGCCGGCAGCGTCGGCGACGTCGGTTGCTTTAGTTTTTACCCCGGAAAAAATCTCGGTTGTTACGGCGACGGCGGCGCGATCGTCACCAACGATGAAGCCATCGCAGAACGCGTGCGGCTGCTGCGCGACTTCGGTCAAAAGCGCAAGTACGAGCACGAGATCAAAGGCGACAACTGCCGCCTCGATTCGATTCAAGCTGCGGTGCTCAGCGTGAAGCTGCGTCACATCGATGCGTGGAACGCACGCCGGCTCGAAAATGCGAAAGAGTACGATCGCCTGCTCGGCGCCGCCGGCTTCGACGTTCCGAAACGGCTCACCGATGAAGGGCATGTCTACCACCTGTACGTCGTAGAGGTCGACGACCGCGCCGCCGTCATGCAACGTCTCGGGGAGCGGGGCGTGCAAAGCGGCATCCACTATCCGATTCCGATTCATTTGCAAAAAGCGTATGCCGACCTCGACGTGCCGCGCGGATCGTTTCCACGAACCGAGCGAAACGCCGATCGCATCCTGTCCTTACCGATGTTCGCGGAAATGACGAAGGAACAAATCGCGTTCGTCGTTGAGTCGCTCGCAGCGGTCGCGCGCCCGGCTGCTCCGGCCGTACACGCGTAA
- a CDS encoding Gfo/Idh/MocA family oxidoreductase, producing the protein MQSPLNVAVAGLGYWGPNLVRNFAASTKWNVGWIADVDERRLTPMARLYPKTRTTMRFEDVLEDPSVDLVAIATPPALHHKMALQAIAAGKHVLVEKPMAETSAHAREMLDAAEAAGVHLFTDHTFLYAGAVEAMRSKFLDGELGDIYYAESSRVNLGLFQQSNVIWDLAPHDLSILNHVFGEQPEAVACHAMAYIHPPVWDVAFISLRYGSGRMAQVHLSWLSPVKVRRMMLSASTRMVVWDDVDPSEKLRIYDKGVERHPTSETLPAQMVSYRSGDVRIPIIDNREPLAKLADDVYAAILDGAQIRVGGTVGYDVVRCIEAACVSLERDGAWVSLASLPDPKVVA; encoded by the coding sequence ATGCAATCCCCGCTCAACGTCGCAGTAGCCGGTCTCGGTTACTGGGGACCGAACTTAGTCCGTAACTTCGCGGCCTCGACCAAGTGGAACGTGGGCTGGATCGCCGATGTCGACGAACGCCGTCTGACGCCGATGGCCCGCCTGTATCCGAAGACGCGCACGACCATGCGTTTTGAAGACGTGCTCGAAGATCCGTCGGTCGATCTGGTCGCGATCGCCACGCCGCCGGCGTTGCATCACAAAATGGCGCTACAAGCCATCGCTGCAGGCAAGCACGTATTGGTCGAAAAGCCGATGGCCGAAACCTCGGCGCACGCGCGCGAAATGCTCGACGCAGCCGAAGCCGCCGGCGTTCACCTGTTCACCGATCATACGTTTCTGTATGCCGGTGCCGTCGAAGCGATGCGCTCGAAGTTTCTCGACGGCGAGTTGGGCGACATCTACTATGCCGAATCGTCGCGCGTCAATCTCGGCTTGTTCCAACAGTCGAACGTGATTTGGGATCTTGCGCCGCACGATCTCTCGATTCTTAATCACGTTTTCGGCGAACAACCCGAAGCCGTCGCATGTCATGCGATGGCATACATTCATCCGCCGGTTTGGGACGTCGCGTTTATATCGCTACGGTACGGCAGCGGCCGGATGGCGCAAGTGCATCTCAGCTGGCTGTCGCCGGTCAAAGTGCGCCGGATGATGCTCTCGGCCAGCACTCGCATGGTCGTGTGGGACGACGTCGATCCGTCCGAAAAACTACGTATTTACGACAAAGGCGTCGAGCGCCATCCCACGAGCGAAACGCTGCCGGCGCAGATGGTCAGCTATCGTTCGGGCGACGTGCGCATCCCGATCATCGACAATCGCGAGCCGCTCGCCAAACTCGCCGACGACGTGTATGCCGCGATTCTCGACGGCGCACAGATCCGCGTTGGCGGCACCGTGGGTTACGACGTCGTGCGCTGTATCGAAGCGGCATGCGTTTCGCTCGAACGCGACGGTGCTTGGGTCTCGCTCGCTTCATTACCAGACCCAAAGGTCGTCGCGTAG